TCTTGCTTTTTCTTTTTACAGTTCAAACCCAGACACACACGATAAAATTACTTTGAGGAAAGGAAGCTATTTAAAAACTGACAGAAGTATTAAAAAGGCATTGCAGCTGAGATTGACAATTAGAGGTGGAATAATTGAGATGGAAGAAAATGTAAATCAATCTTTAGAAACTATTAATTACCTCAAAAGCTTAGGCATTAAGAATATTAACGTTGACAAAAAAAGAGAAATAGGCAGAGGGCGGGAAAACGGCAAAGACACAAATCCAATGAGCCAGCTTTGTGGTGCATGCTGGAATGGAAAATTAGCGGTTGACGCTAACGGAAATGTTTTTCCCTGCGTTTTTTCAAGATTAAATATTGTTGGCTCTGTGAATGAAGGTCTAATAAATATCTTGCAAAAAGAAACTCTGAAGCAATTTAGAGAAGAAGTGTATAAAATAAATCATAATAATAGTTGTAGTCCACCTGACTGTGGGCCGAGTAGTGAATGTACTCCTCAAGGTGACTGTAGTCCATCAAACGAATACAAACCTCTAATAAACAATTTGAATTGTTCTCCCGAGAGTGGAAAGGACTGCAATCCAGATTATGCTTGTAATCCTGACACTGGGGAGTGTGGGCCAGACCATCACCCAGCGAAAGTTCTTGTATTGAATACGTGTGGCCCTAATGATTGTAGTCCTGGCAGCGAATGCGTCCCACAAGGCGATTGCAGTCCTTCCAGTTGCAGACCTTGGGGTGGTTAAACGGACGACAAAAAACAGCACACAACATAAAGATTAACGACAATAAAAAAAGAAAGGCTTTGGTGGATATATGAAGTGTATGCAAGATATTAAATCTGTTCAAGTTCAAAAAATGCGAACTACTTTATGGCAGAAAAATATATTTTATTGTTCGCATTTTTTACGGAGAGAGTGTCGCTCCGAATCCCTTCTTTTTTACTGCGTTAATCCCTTCTTCGTTATGTGCAAGCCTAAAAACCAACACTGCAACACCGCTAAGGCGGATCTTCCACACTGTCTGTGGGCAGAATGTTAAGGACTCTGTTCAGCTACGACCGAAGCACTTAAAAAAGTATAACGCGATACACTAGGACATAAATCCTGGTCGCAATCAGAGAAACTTATCAAGCCCTCCTAATCACCGCCCCCAACTCTCCCTCAAAACTACCCATCAGCCGCTCCATGACCTTGTCGATCTGCTGGTCGGTGAGGGTTTGGGTGTCGTCCTGGAGGAGGAAGCTGATGGCGTAGGATTTCTTGCCGGCTTCGATCTTCTCGCCCTCGTACACGTCGAACAGGTTGAGGGAACGCAGCAGCTTCTTTTCGGTCTTGAAGGCCAGGGCTTCCAGTTGGGCGTAGCTGACCGTGCGGTCCAGCACCATGGACAGGTCGCGGCGTACGGGCGGGAACTTGGAGAGCTCGGCGCTCTTCACCGGCTTCCTCTTCGCGCGCTGCAGCAGGAGGTCCCAGTCGATGTCGGCATACGCCACCTCGGCCTGGATGTCGAACTGCCGGGCCACGCTGCGCTTCACCATGCCGAAACGCACGAGGGTCTTCTCCCCTGCCGTCCAGGCCAGTCCCTGCGCTAGCTCGGGATGGTCCGCCGCCTGCTCTTTCCATTTCCCCTTGTCGATGCCGCAGCGCTGCAGCAACTGCTCCACCATGGCCTTGAGGTAAAAGAAGCCCGCCGCCGCTTCCGGCGCGTTCCAGGCCGGCTCGTGTTTGCGGCCGCAGAGGTACAGCGCCAGGTGCCGGCGTTCGGTGAATTGTCCGTCCAGCTTGTGGTACGACTTCCCGAACTCGTAGAAGCGTACGTCCGCCTGCTTGCGGTTGCGGTTCCAGGCGATGGCTTCCAGGCCGGTCGGCAGCATGTCGAGGCGCAGCATACCCAGGTCGCCGCTCAGCGGGTTGAGCAGGCGTACGGCCTCCTCCGCCTTCACCGACGGACGTTCGGCATACTGTTCTTTCGTGAGTGAATTGGTGAACAACTCGAAAAATCCGTTCGAAGCCAGGAAGGCCGAGATCGCGGCCTGCAGGCTGTCGGCGTCGAAGCCCACGATCGACGGCAGCGAGACGCTCAGCTTCGCCGGCAGCGGGATGCGGTTGTAGCCGTAGATGCGCAGCACTTCCTCCACCACGTCCACCGGACGGGTCACGTCCACCTTGTTGGTCGACACCTCCAGGCGCAGACCAACTTCGTTCGACTCGACCGCGAACCCCAGGTCGGCCAGGATCCTCCGCACGTCGTGCTCCGGAATAGCGGTACCGGCGAAACGGTTCAGGTAATCGAAGCGCAGCTCCACGCGCGCGGGCGCGATCGGCTGCGGATAGGTATCGGTCACGGCCGAGCGGATGCTACCGCCGGCGACTTCGCAGATCAATTGCGCGGCGCGCTTCAGCGCCCAGAGGGTCTGGTTGGGATCGGCGCCCCGCTCGAAGCGGAACGAGGAGTCGGTCTTCAGGCCGTGCTCCTTCGCCGTCTTCCGCACGCTGCCCGGCGCGAAGTAGGCGCTCTCGAGGAATACGTTCGTAGTCTTTTCGCTGATCCCCGAATGCAATCCACCGAACACCCCGGCCATGCAGAGGGGCTTTTCGGTATCGCAGATCATGAGGTTGTCGGTGCTCAGCGTGCGCTCCACGCCGTCGAGGGTGACGAACTTCTCGCCGGCATTCGCCCTGCGTACGACGATCGTGCCGCCCCGGATCGTATCGGCATCGAAGGCGTGCAGGGGCTGACCGCATTCGTGCAAAACGAAATTGGTCACGTCCACCACGTTGTTGATGGGTCCCACGCCGATCGCCTTCAGGCGCGTCTTCAGCCAGTCGGGCGATTCGGTCACGGTGACGCCTTCGATGGTCAGTCCGCTGTAGCGCGGACAAGCCGCCGCGTCGCGTACGTCCACGCGGATCGGTCCGGCGGCCGCCACCTGCGGGAAGCCGTCGTGCGAAGGCAACTCGACTGCCAGTTCGAGGCCGGGATGCTCCGTGCGCAGTACCGCCGCGAGGTCGCGGGCCACGCCGATGTGCGAAGCGGCATCGACACGGTTCGGTGTCAGGCCGATCTCGAACACGACGTCGTCGGTCACCCCGAAGTATTCGCGTACGCTCTTGCCCACCGGCGTATCGGCGGGCAACACGAGGATGCCCGCATGCGAGGCGCCCATCCCGATCTCGTCCTCCGCGCAGATCATCCCTTCGGACACTTCTCCGCGGATCTTGGATTTCTTAATCTCGAACGGCTCGCCCGAGAGCGGATACACGGTGGCACCCACGATCGCGACGATCACTTTTTGTCCGGCCGCCACGTTGGGCGCGCCGCAGACGATGGACAGGGGCGTTTCGCCGCCGACGTCCACCGTGGTCAGGCTCAGCTTGTCGGCGTTGGGATGCCGGACGCAGGTCTTCACCTCGCCCACCACCAGGCCGCGCAGGCCGCCCTTGACCGATTCCACGGTTTCGACGCCCTCGACTTCGAGCCCGCAAAAGGTCAGGTGACGGGCAACGGTATCGGCGGGTAAATCGATGTTAAGGTAGCTTTTCAGCCAGTTGTACGAGATCTTCATAAACCGTGGATTCGCGGCCAAAGATACGATTCCGCCCCGAAGGCCGGGCTCAACTGATCCGGCCCCAGTTGCCCGATCGCTTGCGGATCGCGTCGAGCTGCCGGTGCACGACCGCGTGCTCCGGTTTTTCCAGGTGCGGGTCCTGCTCGAGCAGTTTAAGCGCCGCTTCCCGCGCCACCTGCAGGATCTGCTGGTCCTTCGCCAGGTCGGCAAGCTTGAGGTCCACGATGCCGCTCTGCCGGGTGCCTTCCGCGTCGCCCGGACCGCGCAACTGCAGGTCCGTTTCTGCGATCCGGAAACCGTCGTTCGTCTCGACCATGGTCTTGAGCCGCAGGCGCGCGTCGTTGCCCAGCTTGGGGCCGGTCATCAGGATGCAGTACGACTGATCGGCCCCGCGTCCGACCCGGCCGCGCAACTGGTGCAACTGCGAAAGGCCGAAGCGCTCGGCGTTCTCGATGACCATCACCGAAGCGTTGGGCACGTTGACGCCGACCTCGATCACCGTCGTGGCGACCATGATGTGGGTCTCGCCTTTCACGAAGCGCTGCATCTCGAAATCCTTGTCGGCGTTCTTCTGCTTGCCGTGTACGATGGACACGCGGTACTGGGGCGCGGGGAAGTCCCGGCAGATGGCGTTATACCCGTCCTCCAGGTTCTTCATGTCCGACTTTTCCGATTCTTTGATGAGCGGATAGACGATGTACACTTGTCGCCCAAGCGCGATCTCCTTTTTCAAAAAGTTCCAGACCTGCAGGCGGTGCGCGTCGGTGCGGTGAACGGTGCTGATGGGTTTTCGTCCGGGCGGGAGTTCGTCGATCACGGAGACGTCGAGGTCGCCGTAGATGGTCATCGCCAGCGTGCGCGGGATCGGCGTGGCGGTCATGACCAGGATGTGCGGGGGCGTGTCGCTCTTAGCCCAGAGACGGGCGCGCTGCTCGACACCGAAGCGGTGCTGTTCATCGATGACCACGAAGCCCAACGCCTTGAACTGCACCGGGTCTTCGATCAGGGCGTGCGTACCGATCAGGATCTTGATGCTGCCGTCCTGCAGTCCCTCGTGGATCTTCCTCCGCGCGGCCGTCTTGGTGGAGCCGGTCAGCAAGGCTACGGGCACATCGAGCTCGCCGAGCATCTTGCTGATCGTCTCGGCATGCTGGTTGGCCAGGATCTCCGTTGGCGCCATGAGGCAGGCCTGGAAGCCGTTGTCGATCGCCAGCAGCATCGACATGAGCGCGACCACCGTCTTCCCCGAGCCGACATCGCCCTGCAACAGGCGGTTCATCTGCCTGCCACTGCCGCAGTCGGTGCGGATTTCCTTGATGACGCGCTTTTGCGCGTTGGTCAGCGGGAACGGCAGGCATTCCTTGAAGAAGCGGTTGAAATAGTCGCCGACCGTGGAGAAGACGCGGCCACGAAATTTCTCGAGCCGGGCCTGCTTCATGCTGAGCAGGCGGAGCTGGATATAAAACAGCTCCTCGAACTTGAGCCGGAACTCGGCTTTCTTTTGCGCCTCCGGTGAATCGGGAAAGTGGATCGCGGCAAAGGCGTCGCGGCGGTTCATCAGCCTAAGCGACTGCACCGAATTATCCGGAAGCGTCTCGGAAAACCGGGGCGGCAGTTGGATCTGCAATTGCTTCTGCAGTCGCAGGATGCCGCGGCTGTCGAGTCCTCGGGTCTTGAGCTTTTCGGTCGTGGCGTAGATGGCCTGCAGGCTGCTGGCGAGCGCGGGGTTGACTTCGGCGGCAAGTTCCAGCTCGGGATGCACGACGCTGATCGCGCCGTTCCATTCACTCGGTTTTCCGAAGAG
This DNA window, taken from Bacteroidota bacterium, encodes the following:
- a CDS encoding phenylalanine--tRNA ligase subunit beta, which translates into the protein MKISYNWLKSYLNIDLPADTVARHLTFCGLEVEGVETVESVKGGLRGLVVGEVKTCVRHPNADKLSLTTVDVGGETPLSIVCGAPNVAAGQKVIVAIVGATVYPLSGEPFEIKKSKIRGEVSEGMICAEDEIGMGASHAGILVLPADTPVGKSVREYFGVTDDVVFEIGLTPNRVDAASHIGVARDLAAVLRTEHPGLELAVELPSHDGFPQVAAAGPIRVDVRDAAACPRYSGLTIEGVTVTESPDWLKTRLKAIGVGPINNVVDVTNFVLHECGQPLHAFDADTIRGGTIVVRRANAGEKFVTLDGVERTLSTDNLMICDTEKPLCMAGVFGGLHSGISEKTTNVFLESAYFAPGSVRKTAKEHGLKTDSSFRFERGADPNQTLWALKRAAQLICEVAGGSIRSAVTDTYPQPIAPARVELRFDYLNRFAGTAIPEHDVRRILADLGFAVESNEVGLRLEVSTNKVDVTRPVDVVEEVLRIYGYNRIPLPAKLSVSLPSIVGFDADSLQAAISAFLASNGFFELFTNSLTKEQYAERPSVKAEEAVRLLNPLSGDLGMLRLDMLPTGLEAIAWNRNRKQADVRFYEFGKSYHKLDGQFTERRHLALYLCGRKHEPAWNAPEAAAGFFYLKAMVEQLLQRCGIDKGKWKEQAADHPELAQGLAWTAGEKTLVRFGMVKRSVARQFDIQAEVAYADIDWDLLLQRAKRKPVKSAELSKFPPVRRDLSMVLDRTVSYAQLEALAFKTEKKLLRSLNLFDVYEGEKIEAGKKSYAISFLLQDDTQTLTDQQIDKVMERLMGSFEGELGAVIRRA
- a CDS encoding SPASM domain-containing protein; this encodes MFSTFTELNVNLAFSFYSSNPDTHDKITLRKGSYLKTDRSIKKALQLRLTIRGGIIEMEENVNQSLETINYLKSLGIKNINVDKKREIGRGRENGKDTNPMSQLCGACWNGKLAVDANGNVFPCVFSRLNIVGSVNEGLINILQKETLKQFREEVYKINHNNSCSPPDCGPSSECTPQGDCSPSNEYKPLINNLNCSPESGKDCNPDYACNPDTGECGPDHHPAKVLVLNTCGPNDCSPGSECVPQGDCSPSSCRPWGG
- the recG gene encoding ATP-dependent DNA helicase RecG, giving the protein MQDFFSQPIEYLKGVGPQRGDLLKKELGIFTFGDLLFHFPFRYVDRTRFYSIRELNADLPYIQVRGRIVSLVVKGDKRKKFMAGRFDDGTGSIELRWFQGLKWLQSTLQLNQEYILFGKPSEWNGAISVVHPELELAAEVNPALASSLQAIYATTEKLKTRGLDSRGILRLQKQLQIQLPPRFSETLPDNSVQSLRLMNRRDAFAAIHFPDSPEAQKKAEFRLKFEELFYIQLRLLSMKQARLEKFRGRVFSTVGDYFNRFFKECLPFPLTNAQKRVIKEIRTDCGSGRQMNRLLQGDVGSGKTVVALMSMLLAIDNGFQACLMAPTEILANQHAETISKMLGELDVPVALLTGSTKTAARRKIHEGLQDGSIKILIGTHALIEDPVQFKALGFVVIDEQHRFGVEQRARLWAKSDTPPHILVMTATPIPRTLAMTIYGDLDVSVIDELPPGRKPISTVHRTDAHRLQVWNFLKKEIALGRQVYIVYPLIKESEKSDMKNLEDGYNAICRDFPAPQYRVSIVHGKQKNADKDFEMQRFVKGETHIMVATTVIEVGVNVPNASVMVIENAERFGLSQLHQLRGRVGRGADQSYCILMTGPKLGNDARLRLKTMVETNDGFRIAETDLQLRGPGDAEGTRQSGIVDLKLADLAKDQQILQVAREAALKLLEQDPHLEKPEHAVVHRQLDAIRKRSGNWGRIS